The DNA sequence CGGGCGCGGCTGGACATCCTCGCGGTGCCGTACCCGTCCTACCGGTACGGCTCGGCCGTGGCCTGCGCCTGGCGGGACACCCGGAGCGGCGTGATCGTCGCCGTGGGCACGCTGCTCGAGTCCGAGCTCGCCGCGGACGACTCCGGCGAGAGCCCGCTCAGCCTGTGGATCCTCGACGCCGCGCCGCCGGAGGGACGCCGCTGACGGCCCGCCGTACGGCGGGCCCGCCCGGCGGTCACGGCTTGGCGAAGTGGCGGTGGAGGAAGTCGGCGACCAGGCGGATGAGCGCGATGCGGTGGTCGGAGAGCGCGTGGTCGGTGGGCAGCACGTGGTGCTCGAGCCGCTCGACCGGGTGCCGCCGGTACGCCTCGACGACCGGGCGGACGTGGAACGGCTCGGGGGAGACGGTGTCCCGGCCCGCGCCGACCAGCAGCACGGGCCGGTCGGCGAGCCGCGGCGCGAGGTCGGCGAGCCGCCACGCCTCCCCGGCGGTCTCCATCTCGGTGAGCAGGGCCTGCGGGGAGGTGCCGCGCAGCGGCAGCATGCACTCCTCGAACATCCGCAGGCACCAGTCCCGCTGCTCGGCGTCGGTACGGCAGGCCACGCCCATCGCGCCGAAGTCGAACGGGGCGATGGAGACGACGGCGGCGACCGCGGGATCGGCGGCCGCGGTGTGCAGGGCGGTGAAGCCGCCGAGGCTGTGCCCGGCGACCGCGACCCGCCCGGGGTCGAGCCGGTGCCGCGACGCGAAGCCGGGGTCGCGGACGGCGGCGACGACCGTGGCGGCGTCGGCGAGCACCTTCGCCCACGAGTAGGAGCCGCCCATGCCCCACGAGCCGCGGTAGTGGAACACCAGCGTGGCGTACCCGGCCCGGCGCAGCGCCTGCGCGATGTCGAAGTTGCGCTCGTAGCCGGGGAAGCCGTGGAGGATCACCACGATCGGGTGCGGGCCCGGCCCCGCCGGGATGTGCAGCACCCCGGCGAGCTCCTCGCCGCCGCTGCGGAACGCGACCGCGGGCGTCTCGGCCGGGGGCGTCAGGTCGCGCGGGGGATCCGTGAAGAGGGCGTCGAGCATGTTTCCCACGTTCACCGCCAATGGGTCATTCGACGCAGAGGGTAACACCGGCGGCCACACGTGATCGCGGCGGGTTCGGGCGCCGGGAGGCCGCCCGGCCCCGCGACCGGCATGCCCGCCCTCACCTGGGCGAACGCCGGGGCGCGCGATCACGGGACGACCGCCACGCGGAGGCGCCGGTCCGCGGACGTACCCTCGTATGTGTGACGCCTTTGCCGGAGACCGATGCGTGAGCTGAAGTCGGCCGACGAGGTCCGTTCCGCGTGCGCCGACGACGCGCTGATCATGTGGGCCGCCCAGGGCATGAAGCCGGGCGTACGCGCGTGGGCTGCGGGGAACGCCGTCGCCGTCGCCGCCCCCGACCTGTTCCGCCGTGACCGCATCATCGTCATCGGCGACCCCGGCCCGGCCGCCGGCCTGGTCCGGCACGCCCTCGCCGAATGCGGTCCCACCTTCCGCGTGGTCGGTGACGAGCCCTTCGTCCGTGAGCTCACCGCCCGGCTGCCGGAACTCGAGTCCTACGTCGTCTTCGACTGGATGGACACCGACCGCCTCACCCCGCCCGGCCCGTACGGCACGGCCGCCTCGGCCGACGGCGTGGCCGTCCGCTGGCTGGACCCGGACGAGGACCCCAAGGTCGCGAACCTGCTCGAGGTGGCCTCGCCCACCTCATGGGCCCAGCCGGGGCTGCCCGGCGTGCGCCGCTGGGCCGGGGCGTGGCGGGACGGCGAGCTCGTCGCCTGCGCCGCCGACGCCTGGTCGTCCCCGACCGTGGGCCTCATCGCCGGCGTGGCCACCGCGCCCGCCCACCGGGGCCGCAGGTACGCCGAGGCGGTGTGCCGCCACATCGCCACCGCCCTGCTCGCCGCACACGGCCGGGTGGCCCTCATGGTCGACGCCGACAACCACGCCGCGATCCGCGTCTACACCCGCCTCGGCCTCACCCGCCGCGGCATCGCCGCCGCCCGCGTGGGCTAGCCGTGCTCCAGCAGTACGGCCTGACGGCGTGCCGCCGACCACCGATATAAGAGGCCCTACGAACTGGACTGAGGCTCGGTGGTGTCGTCGAAGAGGTCGTCGATGTGGGTGGCGTCCAGGGCGCGCCGGAGCCACAGGTCGAGGCGGTCCCGGTCGGTGCAGTCTTTGATCTGCTGTTCTCGCTCAGGTGGTACGTCGATGCCGCGGTGGCGGAGAATCGTGAGCACCGAGGCCGCCTCTCCTTTGGCGAGTCCTGCAGCCTCGCCCTTGGCGAATCCCGCGGCCTCGCCCTTTGCGAATCCGGCGGTCTCGCCCTTTGCGAATCCGGCGGTCTCGCCCTCGCGGTAGAGGTTTTGTGCCCAGGGGCTGTGCTTGGGGACGTAGACGGACACGGTCTCCTCCAGACGCCGGCGAGCCTCAGGCCCGGCCATGTCGATAGTGTAACCAAACAGAGACGTAGCGTCATCGGCCGGCAGATCGCCCAGAAGCTTGACGAACGCCTCGGTCACTTCCCGGCGATGCCCGTGCGCCATCACCGACAGCGCCGCCATCAACAGGTCGTCGGCCATCGCCTCGGGGCTGGTCAGCACGGGGATCTCGCCGGGTCCGGCGATCACCGGGGTGATGGTGACGCTCACGCAACCGTCGCCGACCTGCACGGCCTTGGTGAAGCGGGCCGCGTCCGGGTCGGGGGTGAGGAAGACCACGTAGACGGGTTTGCGGGTCTCCAGCCACAGGATGTTCGCGGCGACCGCGGTCTGGCGCAGCTTGTCCTCGGACATGTGGGTCTCGACCTCGACGATGACCGAGTACCAGCGGTCCTGCAGCGGGCCGCAGAACACGACCGTGTCGGCGTGCAGCTCACGGGAGATGCGGTCGCGCAGGTCGCCGGGGCCGACCGAGAGCCGGCCGCCGACAGGGAGGTCGATCCCGCCGATCTCGCGGAGCAGGCGGATGGGTAGGTGGGGGTGTTCTCGGACGAGTTTGTTGAGTGCGTCGTGCCGGGGGGATGGCATGTGCGAGACGTTACCACACGATTACTAATCGTGTTCACGTTTTGAGGTACGGGCCGCCTGCGACGACGCGAGCCGCCAAGACGTCGCGGCGCGCGGGGGGAACCGGAGCCGGCCCACGGGGAGCCAGGGGCGGCGTCAGCGCGGGGTGATGTACCGGCGCGGGCGCAGCGCGTGGGCGCGGAGGGCGGCGAGGGCGGCGGCCTGGCCGGCCGGGGTGAGCTGTTCGGCGCCCGAGCGCTGGCGGGCGCGCAGGCCGAAGGCGTCGAGGCGGCGGCGCAGCCGGTCGAGCAGCCGGGACGCCTGCGGGCCGTGCGTCGCCGCCGGGGAGGCGTCCGCACCGCCGTACGGGCGGCGGTCGTCCACCGCGGCGACCTCGGCGACCCGCGCGGTGAGCTCGCCGTCGCGGAGCGGGCGGCCCTCGGCGAGGATCATCAGGGCGATCTCGTGCATCGTGGCGTCGCTGCCGCCGTCCTCGGGCGCGGTGAGCGCGGCGGTGGCCGCGTCCCACATCGCGCCGGGGTCGTCGAGCAGGCGCCGGCCCTCGTTGGTGATCACGAGCCTGGCCCCGGTACGGCGCAGCGCCCGCAGCTCGCCCCGGGCGATGCCGTGCAGCGTGACCAGCTCGGGCACGTCGGCCTCGGCGCGCGGCACCCGGCCGCCGCGGGCCCGCCAGCCGAACCGTTCGGCGGCCTCGATCGCGACCGCGCGGGCGAGGTTGTGCCGCCGGGTGAGCGGCACCCCGGACACGCCGAGCTCGAGCAGCCAGCGCAGCGGCTCCAGGTGGTCGCCGTCCGGCGGGGGCACCGGGGCGTGCAGCCGTACCTCGTACGGCTGGGCGAGGGCGCGGCGGGCGGCGCCGCGGCCGAGCACCCACCGGTTGAGCCGTTCGCCGTGCACCCGCTGCAGCCAGTTGTCGCCGCCGAGCTCGGGGCGCGGGGTGAGCAGCCAGCGGGCGGTGAGCCGGGCCCGGGCGCGGTCCGCGCCGGGGGTGAGCTCGCCGGAGACGATGGCGAGCTCGAGCGCGGCCGAGCAGGCGGTGTGCGCGGCGGACTCCTCCGGCCCCATGATCGTGCTCCAGGTGAGCTCGGGCACGTCCGGCGGGAGCACGCCGGTGGCCTCGAGGGCGCGCTGGCAGGCGGCGAGGCCCGCCTCCTCGCCCGCGCGCCGGTAGGTGCGCAGGATGCGCGCGGTGGTGCCGGACAGGCACAGCGCCGCGTACCGGGGCATGCCGCCGAGCCGCAGCAGGCGGCCGAGCGCGTGGGCGATGCGCAGCCGTTCCTCGTCGGTGGCCTCGATCCGGACCGGCAGCGTGTACCAGAGGAAGTCGCACACGTCGATCTGCGCGATCGTCGCCAGCGGCCTGCCGCCGGTGAGCCAGTCGACGGCGAGGCGGGCCGCGTCCGCGGTGGCCGGGTCGGACCGCTCCAGCTCGATGAGCAGCGCGGCGACGTCCGGCGCGGGAACGCTCCGCACCCGGCCGAACCCCACGTGCCCCGGCCGATGCCCGAAGCCACGCCCCCGATAGCGCATCACGTCAGCACCCACCCGGTCCAACCGTCAGATCCACGAATTGAACAGCATGCGCCGGTGCCAGTCGGCGTGCGTGATGAGTTCGCCGGCGAGAACCGGGTACAGCCACCCGAAGTTGATCAGCGCCAGCAGCGTGAACGCGCCCACCACGACCGCGCCGGTCAGCCGCCGCCGCTGCGACGCGCCGCCGGTGCCGAGCAGCAGCCCGGCGACGAGCACGATCGCCAAGATCATGAACGGGACGAGCGGCAGCGCGTAGAACTGGAACATGGTCCGGTTGTCGGCGATGGCGTAGTAGAACCACGGCAGCCAGCCGACCGCGAGGGCGAGCAGCACCGCCCCGGCCCGCCAGTCGCGGGTCGCCACGTAGTAGGCGACGAGCCCGACGATCGCCACCAGCGCGCCGTACCAGATCACCGGGGTGCCGGTGCCGAGCACCGCCTGCGCGCAGTCCTTCGCGCCACAGCCGGTCGGCTTGTCGGCCCAGAAGAACGCCACCGGGCGCAGCAGCAGCGGCCACTGCCACGGCTCGGACTGGTAGGGGTGCTTGGCCACGAGCCCGGTGTGGAAGTTCAGCACCATGAAGTGGTACGAGAACCACGACCGCACCGAGTCGACGACGAAGAACACCGGCCCGGCCGTGGTCGCCTGCTCCCAGTTGCGGCCGTAGCCGAGCGGCGAGGCGAACCAGCCGATCCAGCTCGCCACGTAGGTGATCGCGGGCACCAGCCCGAGCGCGACCGCGGCGTTCCGCAGGTCGAAGGCGAACACCCCCCGGTACGGCCGGCGCAGCCCGACCGCCCGCCGCGCCCCGGCGTCCCACATGAGACTGAGCACGGCGAAGCCGATGAGGAAGAAGATCCCGCTCCACTTGCTGGCGCACGCCGCGCCGAGGCAGAGCCCGGCCGCGATGCGCCACGGCCGGATGCCGAGCCGCGGCCCGGTGTCGGTGAGCGGGGAGCGTTCGTACCAGTCGACGAGCCGTTCCCGCATCTTGTCCCGGTCGACCACGAGGCAGGCGAACCCGGCGATCACCCAGAACGTGAGGAACCCGTCGAGCAGGGCGAACCGCCCGAGCACGAAGTGCAGTCCCTCGATCGCGAGCAGGAACCCGGCGAGGCAGCCGAGCAGCGTCGAGCGGGTCATCCGGCGGGCCGTCCGCGTGAGGATGAGGATGCCGAGGGTGCTCACCACCGCCGCGGCGAACCGCCAGCCGAACGGCGTGGCGCCGAACAGCGCCTCGCCGAGCCCGATCATCCACTTCGCCAGCGGCGGGTGCACCACGTACGCGGCGCACTGGTCGGCCTGGTCGGCGGCGCACTGCTTCCAGATGTCGGTGTTGCCCGCGAGCAGCATCTTGTCCGCGTCGTCCACCGGCGTGCGCTCCACGCCGAACTCGATCAGCGAGAGCGCGTCCTTGGCGTAGTAGGTCTCGTCGAAGACGACCGCGTGCGGGACCGCGAGGTTGTAGAAGCGCAGAAAGCCGCCGAAGGCCGTGACGAGCAGCGCGCCGATCCAGCCCCAGCGGGGATCGCCGGGCATCGCGGGCACCAGCCGGTCGCGCAGCGAGCCCGCCTCGCGCACCGTCCCGGCGGCCTCCTCGGCGGTTCTCGGTGGCTGCCCCGGACGCTCGTTCGCCTGGTTCTGGAATTCGGTCACGGCCACTCGGCCATCGTACGGGGCGACGATTAACCCGGGCCTAAGAAACAGGACTGCATGCCCCATATGACGGCTTTCCTCTGGGAGGTTCGACGGCCGGCGGGCCGGGAGCGGGAAGATGGGCGGGTGGGCAACGCGCATGACGGCCGAACGGACGGGCCGATGACCGGTACGGCGGGCACGCCGGAGGAGGGCCGCGGGCTGCTGGTGCTCGCCGGGGCCCCGATCGGCCAGGTGGGCGACGCCTCGCCGCGGCTGCGGGCGGCGCTCGCCGAGGCCGACGTGGTCGCCGCCGAGGACACCCGGCGGCTGCGCCGGCTCGCCGCCGACCTCGGGGTGACGGTCACCGGCCGGGTGGTGTCGTACTACGACGTGAACGAGGCGACCCGGGCCGCCGAGCTGCTCGAGGAGCTGCTCGCCGGGCGGACCGTACTGGTGATCACCGACGCGGGCATGCCCGGGGTGTCCGACCCCGGCTACCGGCTCACCCGGCTCGCGGTCGAGCACGGGATCCGGGTCACCGCGCTGCCCGGGCCGTCCGCGGTGACCACCGCGCTCGCGGTGTCCGGGCTGCCCAGCGACCGGTTCTGCTTCGAGGGCTTCCTGCCGCGCAAGGCGGGGGAGCGCGCCCGCCGCCTCGCCGCGCTCGCCACCGAGGAGCGCACGATGATCTTCTTCGAGGCGCCGCACCGCCTGCACGCGGCCCTCGCGGCGATGGCCGAGGCGTTCGGGCCCGACCGGCCCGCCGCGGTGTGCCGCGAGCTGTCCAAGACCTACGAGGAGGTACGGCGCGGCGGCCTCGGCGAGCTCGCCGAGTGGGCGGCCGGGGAGGTGCGCGGCGAGATCACCGTCGTGGTCGGCGGCCACGTGGCCGAGCGGGGCGCCCGCGACATGGCCGAGCTCGTCGCCGAGGTGGCCCGGCGCGAGGAGCAGGGCGTGCCGCGCAAGCAGGCGATCGCCGAGGTCGCCAGGTCCGCCGGGGTGTCCAAGCGGGAGCTGTACGCGGCGGTCCACGCCTGACCCTCGGCCCGGCCGCGGCGCGGCTCAGGCCGGGTCGTCGTCCGCGTCGGGCTTGCCGCGCTTGTCGGTCTTGCCGGAGGTGTCCGGGTCGAGGTCGCCAGGGACCGGGGCGGCGAGCGGCATGGTCGTGGTGCGGGCGGGTTCGGTGCTCCGCCCGGCCGTCGCCTCGGCCTCGCCGGCGCGGGCCAGGCCACCGCGGGCGGCGCGCCGCGCGGCGAGACGGGCCCGGGCGAACGCGGGCAGCGGCACGCCGTGGCGCAGGCTGATCGCGGCCGCGAGGCAGGCGAGCGGCACCGCGGGCAGCAGGTAGCGGTAGTCGAACTCGGCGGTCGCCGCCGGGGCGAGGATCAGGCCCACCGCGGCGAGCCAGGGCAGGGCGACCGGCCCGCCGAGTTTGCGCCAGCGTACGGCCACGCCGTACAGGCCGACGAGCAGGATGAGGCCGAGCACGAGCCCGGGCAGCCGCACCACCCGCTGGTAGGCCTGCATGACGTTCGCCCACGGGGCGACGATCCGGGTCGCGGCCGGCCCCTGCTCGTAGGCCATCGCGTCGGTGTCGGCCCGGCCCTTGTAGAGGGGCCAGGTGGGTAGCGGCTTCTCCTCGTTGCGGAACTCGTACTGGTTGTAGGTGTTCGCGTCCGGGAAGACCGGCCGGTCCCAGCGGAACGCCCGGAAGAAGTCACGGGCCACCACGGCGAGGTAGTCGAGCGGCTGGGCGAGGATCGCCTCCTTGGCGAACTTGCTCGCCCACTCGTTCACGTCGCCGTCGAACTTCGGCGTGCCGTACCGGTGCGGCGGGCCGCTCGGGTCCCACAGGTACCACTGCGAGTAGTCCTTGCGCTGGGTGGTGCACAGGACGATGAGCTGGACCTCTTTGGGCTTGATCTTGTTGCAGTCGGCGAACGCCATGGTCCGCATGTAGAGGATCAGCCCGTCGCTGTTGGTCATCGCGAACCGGCCGTGCGCGCTCTTGAACCACGCCATGTACGCGAGCACCGGGATCGCGCACGCGGTCACCACGGCCACGACCGGCCGCCAGCCCACCCGTTTGACCAGCAGGTACGCCACGACGAGCGCGAGGATCGGCAGCCCGATCGAGCGGGTGAGCGCGGTCAGCGCGAGCAGCAGCCCGACCACCACCCCCATCCGGGCGCTCATCCTGCGGTGCCACAGAATGAGCGTGATCACCCCGACCACGAGCAGGGTGAACATGGTGTCGGACATGATCAGGTGCTCGAGCTGGATCTGGTACGCGTCGAAGATGACCGGGGTCACCGTGAGCGTGGCGCCCCAGCGTGGTAGGTCAAATTTGCGTATCAGAAGCGCGTAGATCAGGACGGCCGTGGCCAACCCCATTACATGCTGGGTGAAGACCACAAGCGAGAAGCTGTGGAACGGCTTGAGCAGCAGGAGCCAGAAGCCGTATCCGTCCGGACGGATCGGGTGCGGCCGAGGGTGCAGTGCGACCGAGACGTACTCGTAGGAGTCGTTGAACCACATCGCCGGCCGGTAGCCGAGCATGGTGATCATCCGTAGCACCGCACCCAGGCTGAGGGCGACGACGAGGTGGCGATGGCGCAGCAGGAAGCCGCGCAACCGTGCGCCTCGGCTCGCCCCCGGAACGCGTACCCGAGTCCGTTCCGCAACGGTGACCATGGTTAACAGGATGCCAGCGGTTGCACCGAGTTGACTCGACGATGACGAGGCTCGGGCATCATGGGGGAATTCACGCATGCCTAAGCGAGGGGTTGCGACGTGGAACTGACCGTTGTAATGCCGTGCCTCAACGAGGCCGAGACCGTTGCCACGTGCGTGCGTAAGGCCATCGAGTGCATGGAGCGGCACGGGATCGACGGCGAGGTGGTGGTCGCCGACAACGGCAGCACCGACGGGTCGCAGCAGCTCGCCCGCGACGCGGGCGCTCGTGTGGTGCACGTCGCCGAGAAGGGGTACGGCAACGCCCTCATGGGCGGCATCCGCGCCGCCCGCGGCAAGTATGTGATCATGGGCGACGCCGACGACTCGTACGACTTCACCGCGCTCATGCCGTTCGTGGAGCAGCTCCGGGACGGCGCCGACCTGGTGATGGGCAACCGGTTCCGCGGCGGGATCAAGCCGGGCGCGATGCCCCCGCTCCACCGCTACCTCGGCAACCCCGTGCTGTCGTTCATCGGGCGGCTGTTCTTCGGCAGCAAGGTCGGCGACTTCCACTGCGGGCTGCGCGGCTTCCGCCGCGACTCGATCCTGAGGATCGGGCTGCAGACCGGCGGCATGGAGTTCGCCAGCGAGATGGTGGTGAAGGCCACCCTGCACGGCCTCGACGTGCGCGAGGTGCCCACCACGCTCTCCCCGGACGGCCGGTCCCGCCCGCCGCACCTGCGCTCCTGGCGTGACGGCTGGCGCCACCTGCGCTTCCTGCTGCTGTACAGCCCGCGCTGGCTGTTCCTCATCCCCGGCCTGGTGATGATGGCGATCGGCCTGGTCGCCGGGGTCCTGCTCACCAAGGGGCCGGTGGTCATCGGCGCGCTCGCCTTCGACGTCGACACCCTCGTCGGCGCCTCGGCGATGGTGGTGATCGGCTTCCAGGCGGTGCTGTTCGCGCTGTTCACCAAGGTGTACGCGGCCGAGGAGGGCTTCCTGCCCGAGGACCGGCGGGTCCGCCGGCTGATCGAGGTGATCAGCCTGGAGAAGGGGCTCGTCGCGGGCGGCCTGCTCGCCCTCGCCGGGCTCGGCGGCCTGGTCGCGTCGCTGGTGCACTGGAAGGTGAACAACTTCGGCGAGCTCAACCCGCGGGAGGCGCTGCGCATCGTGGTGCCGTCCGCCACCGCGCTGATCATGAGCTTCCAGACGATCTTCGCGGCGCTGTTCATCAGCATCCTCGGCATCCGCCGGACCAAGGAGAACCCGGAGGACGTGGCCGCGTCGGCGGTGGAGGAGGCCGCCGAGGCCGTCACCCGGGCGCCGAAGGACGCCTCCGCGATCGTGGACAAGGAGACGGCGGAAACCACCTGAGCCCGCCGTACCCCCCAAACCGTTTCGAGACAGGTCTCCGCGCCCTCTAGGCTTGTAGCATGCCTCAGCACATCTTGACCGCCGTCGCGTGGCCGTACGCCAACGGGCCGCGCCACATCGGACACGTCTCCGGATTCGGCGTTCCGTCCGACATCTTCAGTCGCTACCAGCGAATGGCGGGCAACAAGGTGCTGATGGTGAGCGGCACCGACGAGCACGGCACGCCCATCCAGGTGCAGGCCGACCAGGAAGGGGTGAGCACCCAGGAGCTGGTCGACCGGTACAACCGGATCATCGCCGAGGACCTGACCGCGCTCGGCCTCTCCTACGACCTGTTCACCCGCACCACGACCCGCAACCACTACGCGGTCACCCAGGAGATCTTCCGCGGCCTGTACAAGAACGGCTACGTGGTGCCGCAGACCACGCTGGGCGCGGTGTCGCCGTCCACCGGCCGGACCCTGCCCGACCGCTACATCGAGGGCACCTGCCCCATCTGCAAGTACGACGGGGCGCGCGGCGACCAGTGCGACAACTGCGGCAACCAGCTCGACCCGATCGACCTGATCAACCCCCGGTCGAAGATCAACGGGGAGACGCCGAAGTTCGTCGAGACCGAGCACTTCATGCTCGACCTGCCCGCGTTCGCCGACGTGCTCGGCTCCTACCTGCAGAGCAAGCACGGCGAGTGGCGGCCGAACGTGCTCAGGTTCTCCCTCAACCTGCTCAACGACCTGCAGCCGCGCGCCATCACCCGCGACCTCGACTGGGGCGTCCCGATCCCGCTGGACGGCTGGCGCGACCTGGAGAACAAGCGGCTGTACGTCTGGTTCGACGCCGTCATCGGCTACCTCAGCGCGTCGATCGAGTGGGCCAAGCGGTCCGGCGACCCCGACGCCTGGCGGGCCTGGTGGCAGTCGCCCGACGCCCGCAGCTACTACTTCATGGGCAAGGACAACATCGTCTTCCACTCCGTGATCTGGCCGGCGATGCTGCTCGGCTACAACGGGGAGGGGGCGAAGGGCGGCAGCCCCGGCTCGCTCGGCCGGCTCAACCCGCCCACCGAGGTCGTCTCCAGCGAGTACCTGACGATGGAGGGGCGCAAGTTCTCCTCCTCCCGCCGGGTCGTGATCTACGTGCGGGACTTCCTGTCCCGGTACGACGCGGACGCGCTGCGGTACTACATCGCGATCGCCGGGCCGGAGACCCAGGACACCGACTTCACCTGGGCCGAGTTCCTCAACCGGAACAACGGCGAGCTGGTCGCGGCCTGGGGCAACCTGGTCAACCGGTCGATCTCGATGGCCGCGAAGAACTTCGGCGAGATCCCGCAGCCGGGTGAGCTCACCGACGCCGACCGGGCGCTGCTCGAGCGGTCGAAGGCGGCGTTCGCGACGGTGGGCGCCGAGCTGAGCCGGTCCCGGTTCAAGAACGCGCTCACCGAGGCGTTCAACGTGGTGCGCGAGGCGAACAAGTACCTCGCCGACCAGGCCCCGTGGAAGCTCAAGGACGACCCGGACCGCCAGCGGTCGATCCTGTACGTGGCGCTGCAGATCGTCGACGACGCCAAGACCCTGCTCACGCCGTTCCTGCCGAGCTCGTCGAACAAGGTCTACAAGATGCTCGGCGGCGAGGGCACCTGGTCCTCCATGCCGGAGCTCCGCGAGGTCGAGGAGGAGGGCGGCCGGCCGTACCCGGTGATCACCGGCACGTACGAGGACGACGTCGCCACCTGGGAGTCGCGGCCGATCCGGCCGGGCACCCCGCTGTCGGCCCCGACGCCGCTGTTCCGCAAGCTCGACCCGAAGATCGTCGACGAGGAGCTGGCCCGCCTTGAAGGGTGAGCGGCCGCCGGCCCCCGAGCCGCTGGCCGGGGAGGTGTTCGACAGCCACTGCCACCTCGACATCATGGTGGGCGCGCGCGCCGCGTCCTCCGGCGACCCGATCGCCCTCGCCGCCCAGGCGGCGGGGGCGGACGTGGCGCGCATCCTGGAGGAGTCGCGCGCGGTCGGGGTGACCCGGGTGGTCACCATCGGGTACGACCTGCGGTCGTCGGAGTGGGCGGCCGAGACCGCCGCCCGGCATCCCGACGTGTACGCCGGGGTGGCGATCCACCCGAACGAGGCCGGGTCGGCGACGGACGAGGCGCTCGCCCGCATCGAGGAGCTCGCCAGGCTGCCGCGGGTGCGGGCCGTGGGGGAGACCGGGCTCGACTACTACCGCGACTGGGCGTCCCGCGAGGACCAGCACGCCTCGTTCCGGGCGCACATCGAGATCGCCAAGCGCACCGGCAAGGCCCTGGTCATCCACGACCGGGAGGCGCACGACGACGTGCTGCGCGTGCTCGCCGAGGCCGGGGCGCCGGACGTGGTGGTGTTCCACAGCTTCTCCGGCGACGCGGAACTTGCGAAAAAGTGTGCGGATGCCGGATATTACATGTCGTTCTCGGGGCCGGTGACCTACAAGAACGCCGCATACCTTCGGGAAGCGGCGAAGGTGGCTCCAAAAGAGCTGATTCTTGTGGAGACCGACGCTCCTTATCTGCCGCCGACACCCCATCGCGGCAAACCGAACTCCCCTTACCTGATCCCGCTCACGCTGCGTTGCCTCGCCGAGGTGAAGTCCATTCCGGAGGACGAGCTCTGCGCGGTGATCAGCGCGAACGGCGAGCAGGTCTTCGGCGCCTGGTGATTCCCGCCATCGGCGCCGGTTTTCTCCGGTTTCGTCCCGGCCGTGCCGTACCCGCCGTGGCGGGTGGCCCGGAACCGGGAGGCCGGTAATCGTCTCCCCGCCTTTCCTCACCGGCGGCGAAAGTCAAGCGTGGCCAATGTCACGCTGTGCGTTGCGGTGATCCGGTTGAGGCCCCTGTGATCTCACCGCTACCGTCAACCCGGCGACGCACCGTGGCGATAGTCCGGGTCGGCGCACTGAGGACGACGTACTGG is a window from the Thermopolyspora flexuosa genome containing:
- a CDS encoding TatD family hydrolase, producing the protein MKGERPPAPEPLAGEVFDSHCHLDIMVGARAASSGDPIALAAQAAGADVARILEESRAVGVTRVVTIGYDLRSSEWAAETAARHPDVYAGVAIHPNEAGSATDEALARIEELARLPRVRAVGETGLDYYRDWASREDQHASFRAHIEIAKRTGKALVIHDREAHDDVLRVLAEAGAPDVVVFHSFSGDAELAKKCADAGYYMSFSGPVTYKNAAYLREAAKVAPKELILVETDAPYLPPTPHRGKPNSPYLIPLTLRCLAEVKSIPEDELCAVISANGEQVFGAW